One segment of Chlorocebus sabaeus isolate Y175 chromosome 24, mChlSab1.0.hap1, whole genome shotgun sequence DNA contains the following:
- the LRR1 gene encoding leucine-rich repeat protein 1 isoform X1 → MKLHCEVEVISRHLPALGLRNRGKGVRAVLSLCQQTSRSQPSARAFLLISTLKDKRGTRYELRENIEQFFTKFVDEGKATVRLKEPPVDVCLSKANSSSLKGFLSAVRLAHRGCKVDIPVSTLTPVKTSEFENFKTKMVITSKKDYPLSKNFPYSLEHLQTSYCGLVRVDMRMLCLKNLRKLDLSHNHIKKLPATIGDLVHLQELNLNDNHLESFSVALCQSTLQKSLRTLDLSKNKIKALPVQFCQLQELTNLKLDDNELIQFPCKIGQLINLRFLSAARNKLPFLPSEFRNLSLEYLDLFGNTFEQPKVLPVIKLQAPLTLLESSARTILYNRIPYGSHIIPFHLCQDLDTAKTCVCGRFCLNSFIQGTTTMNLHSVAHTVVLVDNMGGTEAPIVSHFCSLGCYVNSSDMLK, encoded by the exons ATGAAGCTACACTGTGAGGTGGAGGTGATCAGCCGGCACTTGCCCGCCTTGGGGCTTAGGAACCGGGGCAAGGGCGTCCGAGCCGTGTTGAGCCTCTGTCAGCAGACTTCCAGGAGTCAGCCGTCGGCCCGAGCCTTCCTCCTCATCTCCACCCTGAAGGACAAGCGCGGGACCCGCTATGAG CTAAGGGAGAACATTGAGCAATTCTTCACCAAATTTGTAGATGAGGGGAAGGCCACTGTTCGGTTAAAGGAGCCTCCTGTGGATGTCTGTCTAAGTAAG gCCAATTCCAGCAGTTTAAAAGGTTTCCTTTCAGCTGTGAGACTGGCTCATAGAGGCTGTAAGGTTGATATACCAGTTTCAACGCTCACACCAGTGAAGACTTCAgaatttgaaaactttaaaactaaAATGGTTATCACATCCAAAAAAGACTATCCTCTAAGTAAGAACTTTCCATATTCCTTGGAACATCTTCAGACTTCTTACTGTGGGCTTGTCCGAGTTGATATGCGTATGCTTTGCTTAAAAAACCTTAGGAAATTAGACTTGAGTCACAACCATATAAAAAAGCTTCCAGCTACAATTGGAGACCTCGTACACCTTCAAGAACTTAACCTGAATGACAATCACTTGGAGTCATTTAGTGTAGCTTTGTGTCAGTCTACACTCCAGAAGTCACTTCGGACTTTGGACCTCAGCAAGAACAAAATCAAGGCACTCCCTGTGCAGTTTTGCCAGCTCCAGGAACTTACAAATTTAAAACTTGACGATAATGAATTGATTCAATTTCCTTGCAAGATAGGACAACTAATAAACCTTCGCTTTTTGTCAGCAGCTCGAAATAAGCTTCCATTTTTGCCTAGTGAATTTAGAAATTTATCCCTTGAATACTTGGATCTTTTTGGAAATACTTTTGAACAACCAAAAGTCCTTCCAGTAATAAAGCTGCAAGCACCATTAACTTTATTGGAATCTTCTGCACGAACCATATTATATAATAG GATTCCATATGGCTCTCATATCATTCCATTCCATCTCTGCCAAGATTTGGATACCGCAAAAACCTGTGTTTGTGGAAGATTCTGTCTGAACTCTTTCATTCAGGGAACTACTACCATGAATCTGcattctgttgcccacactgTGGTCTTAGTAGATAATATGGGTGGTACTGAAGCACCTATTGTCTCTCATTTCTGTTCTCTAGGCTGTTATGTAAATTCTTCTGATATGTTAAAGTAA
- the LRR1 gene encoding leucine-rich repeat protein 1 isoform X2: MCIACRFVTYVYLCHVGVLHPSTRQHPSTRHLHQANSSSLKGFLSAVRLAHRGCKVDIPVSTLTPVKTSEFENFKTKMVITSKKDYPLSKNFPYSLEHLQTSYCGLVRVDMRMLCLKNLRKLDLSHNHIKKLPATIGDLVHLQELNLNDNHLESFSVALCQSTLQKSLRTLDLSKNKIKALPVQFCQLQELTNLKLDDNELIQFPCKIGQLINLRFLSAARNKLPFLPSEFRNLSLEYLDLFGNTFEQPKVLPVIKLQAPLTLLESSARTILYNRIPYGSHIIPFHLCQDLDTAKTCVCGRFCLNSFIQGTTTMNLHSVAHTVVLVDNMGGTEAPIVSHFCSLGCYVNSSDMLK; the protein is encoded by the exons atgtgcatagcgtgcaggtttgttacatatgtatacttgtgccatgttggtgtgctgcacccatcaactcgtcagcacccatcaactcgtcatttacatcag gCCAATTCCAGCAGTTTAAAAGGTTTCCTTTCAGCTGTGAGACTGGCTCATAGAGGCTGTAAGGTTGATATACCAGTTTCAACGCTCACACCAGTGAAGACTTCAgaatttgaaaactttaaaactaaAATGGTTATCACATCCAAAAAAGACTATCCTCTAAGTAAGAACTTTCCATATTCCTTGGAACATCTTCAGACTTCTTACTGTGGGCTTGTCCGAGTTGATATGCGTATGCTTTGCTTAAAAAACCTTAGGAAATTAGACTTGAGTCACAACCATATAAAAAAGCTTCCAGCTACAATTGGAGACCTCGTACACCTTCAAGAACTTAACCTGAATGACAATCACTTGGAGTCATTTAGTGTAGCTTTGTGTCAGTCTACACTCCAGAAGTCACTTCGGACTTTGGACCTCAGCAAGAACAAAATCAAGGCACTCCCTGTGCAGTTTTGCCAGCTCCAGGAACTTACAAATTTAAAACTTGACGATAATGAATTGATTCAATTTCCTTGCAAGATAGGACAACTAATAAACCTTCGCTTTTTGTCAGCAGCTCGAAATAAGCTTCCATTTTTGCCTAGTGAATTTAGAAATTTATCCCTTGAATACTTGGATCTTTTTGGAAATACTTTTGAACAACCAAAAGTCCTTCCAGTAATAAAGCTGCAAGCACCATTAACTTTATTGGAATCTTCTGCACGAACCATATTATATAATAG GATTCCATATGGCTCTCATATCATTCCATTCCATCTCTGCCAAGATTTGGATACCGCAAAAACCTGTGTTTGTGGAAGATTCTGTCTGAACTCTTTCATTCAGGGAACTACTACCATGAATCTGcattctgttgcccacactgTGGTCTTAGTAGATAATATGGGTGGTACTGAAGCACCTATTGTCTCTCATTTCTGTTCTCTAGGCTGTTATGTAAATTCTTCTGATATGTTAAAGTAA
- the LRR1 gene encoding leucine-rich repeat protein 1 isoform X3, whose translation MKLHCEVEVISRHLPALGLRNRGKGVRAVLSLCQQTSRSQPSARAFLLISTLKDKRGTRYELRENIEQFFTKFVDEGKATVRLKEPPVDVCLSKDSIWLSYHSIPSLPRFGYRKNLCLWKILSELFHSGNYYHESAFCCPHCGLSR comes from the exons ATGAAGCTACACTGTGAGGTGGAGGTGATCAGCCGGCACTTGCCCGCCTTGGGGCTTAGGAACCGGGGCAAGGGCGTCCGAGCCGTGTTGAGCCTCTGTCAGCAGACTTCCAGGAGTCAGCCGTCGGCCCGAGCCTTCCTCCTCATCTCCACCCTGAAGGACAAGCGCGGGACCCGCTATGAG CTAAGGGAGAACATTGAGCAATTCTTCACCAAATTTGTAGATGAGGGGAAGGCCACTGTTCGGTTAAAGGAGCCTCCTGTGGATGTCTGTCTAAGTAAG GATTCCATATGGCTCTCATATCATTCCATTCCATCTCTGCCAAGATTTGGATACCGCAAAAACCTGTGTTTGTGGAAGATTCTGTCTGAACTCTTTCATTCAGGGAACTACTACCATGAATCTGcattctgttgcccacactgTGGTCTTAGTAGATAA
- the RPL36AL gene encoding ribosomal protein eL42-like, translating into MVNVPKTRRTFCKKCGKHQPHKVTQYKKGKDSLYAQGKRRYDRKQSGYGGQTKPIFRKKAKTTKKIVLRLECVEPNCRSKRMLAIKRCKHFELGGDKKRKGQVIQF; encoded by the coding sequence ATGGTCAACGTGCCTAAAACCCGAAGAACCTTCTGTAAGAAGTGTGGCAAGCATCAGCCTCACAAAGTGACACAATATAAGAAGGGCAAGGATTCTTTGTATGCCCAGGGAAAGAGGCGCTATGATCGGAAGCAGAGTGGCTATGGTGGGCAGACAAAGCCAATTTTCCGGAAGAAGGCTAAGACCACAAAGAAGATTGTGCTAAGGCTGGAATGTGTTGAGCCTAACTGCAGATCTAAGAGGATGCTGGCCATTAAGAGATGCAAGCATTTTGAACTGGGAGGAGATAAGAAGAGAAAGGGCCAAGTGATCCAGTTCTAA
- the MGAT2 gene encoding alpha-1,6-mannosyl-glycoprotein 2-beta-N-acetylglucosaminyltransferase → MRFRIYKRKVLILTLVVAACGFVLWSSNGRQRKNEALAQPLVDAEPVRGAGSRGGDHPSVAVGIRRVSNESAAPLVPAAPQPEADNLTLRYRSLVYQLNFDQTLRNVDKTGNWAPRELVLVVQVHNRPEYLRLLLDSLRKAQGIDNVLVIFSHDFWSTEINQLIAGVDFCPVLQVFFPFSIQLYPNEFPGSDPRDCPRDLSKNAALKLGCINAEYPDSFGHYREAKFSQTKHHWWWKLHFVWERVKILRDYAGLILFLEEDHYLAPDFYHVFKKMWKLKQQECPECDVLSLGTYTASRSFYGMADKVDVKTWKSTEHNMGLALTRNAYQKLIECTDTFCTYDDYNWDWTLQYLTVSCLPKFWKVLVPQVPRIFHAGDCGMHHKKTCRPSTQSAQIESLLNNNKQYMFPETLTISEKFTMVAISPPRKNGGWGDIRDHELCKSYRRLQ, encoded by the coding sequence ATGAGGTTCCGCATCTACAAACGGAAGGTGCTAATCCTGACGCTCGTGGTGGCCGCCTGCGGCTTCGTCCTCTGGAGCAGCAATGGGCGACAAAGGAAGAACGAGGCCCTCGCCCAGCCGTTGGTGGACGCCGAACCCGTGCGGGGTGCCGGCAGCCGTGGCGGGGACCACCCCTCTGTGGCTGTGGGCATCCGCAGGGTCTCCAACGAGTCGGCGGCTCCACTGGTCCCGGCGGCCCCTCAGCCCGAGGCAGACAACCTGACGCTGCGGTACCGGTCCCTGGTGTACCAGCTGAACTTTGATCAGACGCTGAGGAATGTAGATAAGACTGGCAACTGGGCTCCCCGGGAGCTGGTGCTGGTGGTCCAGGTGCATAATCGACCCGAATACCTCAGACTGCTGCTGGACTCACTTCGAAAAGCCCAGGGAATTGACAACGTCCTCGTCATCTTTAGCCACGACTTCTGGTCGACCGAGATCAATCAGCTGATCGCCGGGGTGGATTTCTGTCCGGTTCTGCAGGTGTTCTTTCCTTTCAGCATTCAGTTGTACCCTAATGAGTTTCCAGGCAGTGACCCTAGAGATTGTCCCAGAGACCTGTCGAAGAATGCCGCTTTGAAATTGGGGTGCATCAATGCTGAGTATCCCGACTCCTTCGGCCATTATAGAGAGGCCAAATTCTCCCAGACCAAACATCACTGGTGGTGGAAGCTGCATTTTGTGTGGGAAAGAGTCAAAATTCTTCGAGATTATGCTGGCCTTATACTTTTCCTAGAAGAAGATCACTACTTGGCCCCAGACTTTTACCATGTCTTCAAaaagatgtggaaactgaagcaGCAAGAGTGCCCTGAATGTGATGTTCTCTCCCTGGGGACCTATACTGCCAGTCGCAGTTTCTATGGCATGGCTGACAAGGTAGATGTGAAAACTTGGAAATCCACAGAGCACAATATGGGTCTTGCCTTGACCCGGAATGCCTATCAGAAGCTGATCGAGTGCACAGACACTTTCTGTACTTATGATGATTATAACTGGGACTGGACTCTTCAATACTTGACTGTGTCTTGTCTTCCAAAATTCTGGAAAGTGCTGGTTCCTCAAGTTCCTAGGATTTTTCATGCTGGAGACTGTGGTATGCATCACAAGAAAACCTGTAGACCATCCACCCAGAGTGCCCAAATTGAGTCACtcttaaataataacaaacaataCATGTTTCCAGAAACTCTAACTATCAGTGAGAAGTTTACTATGGTAGCCATTTCCCCACCTAGAAAAAATGGAGGGTGGGGAGATATTAGGGACCATGAACTCTGTAAAAGTTATAGAAGACTGCAGTGA